In Procambarus clarkii isolate CNS0578487 chromosome 6, FALCON_Pclarkii_2.0, whole genome shotgun sequence, one DNA window encodes the following:
- the LOC138356089 gene encoding gastrula zinc finger protein XlCGF57.1-like, whose amino-acid sequence MKRHMLVHSGEKPHKCPECGKRFRHLVSMKTHMLVHSGEKPHKCPECGKRFRQVGYMKTHMMMHNDERPFECDDCGRRFRDRRSIIRHMLVHTEERPFECDECGRRFRDRGSIIHHMLVHTEERPFECDKCGRLFKSCKGIKAHMLVHLNDKPS is encoded by the coding sequence atgaagcgtcacatgttagtgcattcgggtgaaaaacctcataagtgtccagagtgtgggaagaggttcagacaTCTtgtaagtatgaagactcacatgttagtgcattcgggtgaaaaacctcataagtgtccagagtgtgggaagaggttccgtCAGGTTGgatatatgaagactcacatgatgaTGCACAATGATGAAAGACCTTTTGAGTGTGATGATTGTGGCAGAAGGTTTAGAGATCGTAGATCTATAATACGTCACATGTTGGTACATACAGAAGAAAGGCCTTTTGAGTGTGAtgagtgtggcagaaggtttAGAGATCGTGGATCTATAATACATCACATGTTGGTACATACAGAAGAAAGGCCTTTTGAGTGTGATAAATGTGGCAGATTATTTAAGTCATGTAAAGGTATAAAagcacacatgttagtgcatttgaaTGATAAACCTTCATGA